From a single Apium graveolens cultivar Ventura chromosome 2, ASM990537v1, whole genome shotgun sequence genomic region:
- the LOC141707960 gene encoding uncharacterized protein LOC141707960 has translation MAATDDDARGFVEWKEHVVIKEWGKRVVHYYLKDAAGESVLAVVGTERSYRHMFYVVSDDFLRAYGGKNLAYVGYRWKARREVMNWLTSLLSKQHQLESPKGDPMSAIQQIRMLVSKGRHSRNLNVNTGIVWSGESWACGKQLNHYPAFCRNGITIAIQSFVFVLAEEKIFHLAYLEDMYENRKGQKKVKVRWFHLNRELRNVVSIKNSHPKEVFITPYVQVISVECVDGPAIVVTREHYDEFVVVLPRDVLDKVHLCSRQFKSNRIKPFKLNKLCGYFDQPVFSYLDHKSVDDNGSKPPGNVKPGSKLTRSYKDRQPFSYESTGQNSRYGSRKKLIRSKSAKCPPLATTLFKVNDKIEVLCQDSGIRGCWFRCTVLKVSRRMIRVQYDDLKDADDCSNLEEWIPTFRHAVPDKLGMRHRGRPTIRPSLSHFERHLDMVAGAPVDAWWSDGWWEGVLIGIGNSEVGILQILVPSENWILYVHEKNLRASRDWVGDQWLDVKANGDIVSAIPAAIISDDKISPISASDEVKSDDIAALGHTDLISGGKIAKEKLELDCLATQNSCPVVTVNVGCTHDHSGDATVQNGYDDDDNSLNKDNNDNRIAPEESETSERKCELALMEVADYLQKEPPILIGM, from the exons ATGGCTGCTACTGATGATGATGCCCGAGGTTTTGTCGAGTGGAAAGAGCACGTTGTTATCAAAGAGTGGGGCAAGCGAGTTGTGCATTACTACTTAAAGGATGCTGCTGGGGAATCTGTTCTTGCTGTTGTAGGAACCGAAAGGAGTTATAGGCACATGTTCTATGTTGTCTCTGACGACTTCTTGAGAGCTTATGGAGGGAAGAATTTGGCCTATGTCGGCTACCGATGGAAAGCAAGGAGAGAGGTTATGAATTGGCTTACTTCTCTGCTATCAAAGCAGCATCAGCTTG AATCACCCAAAGGTGATCCGATGTCTGCAATTCAACAGATCCGGATGCTAGTTTCTAAG GGCCGTCATTCAAGGAATCTGAACGTAAATACAGGCATTGTGTGGTCAGGTGAATCATGGGCATGTGGAAAACAACTAAACCACTATCCAGCATTTTGCAGGAATGGAATCACTATTGCG ATACAATCGTTTGTCTTTGTCCTGGCTGAAGAAAAAATCTTCCACCTTGCATATCTTGAAGATATGTATGAAAACAGAAAAGGCCAGAAGAAAGTCAAAGTGAGGTGGTTCCACCTTAATCGAGAACTCAGAAATGTTGTTTCCATAAAAAATTCTCACCCTAAAGAAGTTTTCATTACACCATATGTTCAAGTTATCAGCGTGGAATGTGTTGATGGTCCTGCAATAGTTGTAACCCGTGAACACTATGATGAATTTGTAGTTGTACTTCCTCGAGATGTGCTGGATAAAGTACATCTGTGCTCTAGGCAGTTCAAAAGTAACCGTATAAAGCCTTTCAAATTGAATAAATTATGTGGCTATTTTGATCAACCAGTTTTTTCATATTTAGATCATAAATCGGTGGATGATAATGGATCTAAGCCTCCGGGAAATGTAAAGCCAGGAAGTAAGCTAACCAGGAGTTATAAAGATCGTCAACCATTTTCATATGAATCGACAGGCCAAAACTCGAGGTATGGTAGTCGAAAGAAATTGATCCGTTCAAAGTCTGCCAAATGCCCACCTCTGGCAACTACACTGTTCAAGGTTAATGACAAGATAGAGGTACTCTGCCAAGATAGTGGAATTCGAGGCTGCTGGTTTAGATGTACGGTTTTGAAGGTCTCCCGACGTATGATACGAGTTCAGTATGACGACCTGAAAGATGCTGATGATTGTAGTAATCTTGAG GAATGGATCCCGACATTCAGGCATGCAGTGCCTGATAAACTTGGCATGAGGCATAGGGGGCGCCCAACAATCAGGCCTTCTCTTTCTCACTTCGAAAGGCACCTGGATATGGTGGCTGGAGCTCCGGTAGATGCATGGTGGAGTGATGGTTGGTGGGAAGGAGTTTTAATTGGAATTGGGAACTCTGAAGTTGGAATACTGCAAATTCTTGTTCCAA GCGAAAACTGGATTCTATATGTACATGAAAAGAACTTGAGAGCTTCAAGAGACTGGGTGGGCGATCAGTGGCTTGATGTTAAAGCCAATGGTGACATTGTCTCAGCTATTCCTGCTGCAATCATTTCAGATGACAAGATTTCTCCGATCTCTGCTTCTGATGAGGTCAAGTCAGATGATATAGCAGCTTTAGGTCATACAGACTTGATCAGTGGTGGAAAAATTGCTAAAGAGAAGCTTGAGTTAGATTGTTTGGCTACGCAAAACAGTTGTCCAGTAGTTACAGTTAATGTAGGTTGTACTCATGATCATAGTGGTGATGCTACTGTTCAGAATGGTTATGATGATGATGACAATTCTCTAAACAAGGATAACAATGACAATAGGATAGCACCAGAAGAATCTGAAACTTCTGAGAGGAAATGTGAATTAGCATTAATGGAAGTTGCGGATTACTTGCAAAAGGAGCCTCCTATTCTTATCGGAATGTAG